DNA from Chloroflexi bacterium ADurb.Bin180:
GCTAAAGCCTGTACTACGAACCTATCGAGGTCTGTGGTTGCCCGGAGTCTTGGCACTACCAGGCACAGGCGCCAGAGTGCTCCCATCTCTCGCCCGCTTTTTCCACACTCTCGGCGAGCGGCAATTGACGCCCCTGCCACGCTCAGGTATCATTACCGGGCCAGCAGGCAGCCCTGTTGTCAGAGAAACAATCCACGTTTTGAAGCGGGACCCCACGCGGGGGCGCCCGGGGAGGTAACATATGAGCCCACTGCGCAAGTGTCCGGGACCCTTCACGCCAGCGGATCTGCCGCTGGACGACGAAGGGCGCATTTATCACCTGAAGGTCGCGCCGGAGGAGGTAGCGCCGGACATCCTGGTGGTGGGCGACCCCGGGCGGGCAGAGATGATCGGCGAGACGTTCCTCACCGACGTGGAGGTCGAACGCGAGCACCGCGGCCTGGTGACCGTGACCGGCACGTCCGAGATCAGCGACGAGCGGGCCACGGTGATTGGTCCGGTGCGCGCCACGGTAACCACCTCCGGCATGGGCACGCCGTCGCTGGAGATCGTGCTCAACGAGCTGGTGGCGGCGATGGAGATCGACCTGAAGACGCGCACGCGCAAGGCGCGGTGGCCCAGGCTGCATGTCATCCGCGTGGGCACATCGGGGGCATTGCAGAGCTCGACCAGACTCGGCACACCGATCATCACCTCCTACGGCATCGGCACGGATAACACCGGCCTGTTCTACGATGCGCCCTACCCCGACGAGACCAGCCGCCGGCTGGAAGCCGAGCTGGCGGAGCTGGTGGACGGCTCGATGGCCGATGGCTCGCGCTTCAGGGGTGCGATTCGGCCGTACGTGGGGCGAGCGGCGCCAGAGATCGTTCGCGCGCTGAAGGACGCCGCGGACATGCTCCAGGTGCCGACCAAGGTGGGACTGACCGTCTCGTGCAGCGGC
Protein-coding regions in this window:
- the deoD gene encoding Purine nucleoside phosphorylase DeoD-type; translated protein: MSPLRKCPGPFTPADLPLDDEGRIYHLKVAPEEVAPDILVVGDPGRAEMIGETFLTDVEVEREHRGLVTVTGTSEISDERATVIGPVRATVTTSGMGTPSLEIVLNELVAAMEIDLKTRTRKARWPRLHVIRVGTSGALQSSTRLGTPIITSYGIGTDNTGLFYDAPYPDETSRRLEAELAELVDGSMADGSRFRGAIRPYVGRAAPEIVRALKDAADMLQVPTKVGLTVSCSGFFAPQGRDVGRLPLSLPEADRLFAEFDPQVEGQRCENMEMEASFLLHFLNALGHRAGAICTTIAQRRTDAFDTDYQQSVRNATRVALLALAIARAREAQGS